TCATCGCTGAGTTCTGGGATATCTGTGGCCGCTGAGGCTGCCAGGCAGGCGCGCTGCGGCGGTGGGCAGGTTGGCCCAGGATGCAGGGTAGAGGTCAGCCCCATATCGCCGAACGCGGCACCGGCGGCCTGTTGCACCAAGCCAGCCTGATTGGCTTTCCAGCCGAAACGACCGAGGCTGTGGGATTTATTTAGCGGGTCCCACACATGATTGGGCCGTCCGGAGATGCCGTCGCCGTCCGCGTCTTCGGCGTCGGCCCGAGCGAGAATATCGCTTTCCGAAATCGCTTCCAGCAAGCCGACGCCCGGCAAGGCCGAAGCGATGCGCGGCGAGTGCATGGCCGGATCGCCCAATTGGAGGAAGGTCATGCGGTAAAATACGTAAACCGGGCGGCGCAGCTGATAGGGCGTGCCCTCGCCATATTGCCCTGGCTCGGGGTTGTATTCGACAAACAGCCGGCCCTCCGGCGGCACACCAGGAATAGCCCTGCCCTGCAACTGGTCTCCATAAGCCGGATGCGGGCGTGGTTCGCCATGCTCACCGACGCCAGGATTGCTCAGGCGGATCAGGAGAGAACTCAGGGCCTCGCCCTGGCGCAGCGGCGGGCGGCCGCGACCTGCGCGCACATGACAGGCAGCACAGGCCTTCGCCTCAAATGTGGGGCCGAGCCCGACAAACGATGGGTCGCCCGCGTCATCGCTGTCATCTGCGCCGCCGTCACCGCCTTCGATCGTGGCGAACCAACTCTGACGGAAAATTGCGGCACCATGAGAAAACTGCGCCTGCTGCTCAGCGTTCAACCCGATGAGCGGGTGGCTGAAGCTGGTCCGCATGCTGGCTGAATCGGTGAGCACGCCACTATCGGCGAGCGCTATATGCTGTCCAGGCCACAAACACCATACGGCAAAGATTGCCGCGATCCATGCCGATACCGGGAAAAGCCGCAGAACCGTCTCGTTGTTCATCTCGCCGCCATCAACATTCGCAAAGTTTTGCCGCACGAAAAGAGAGATCATAGGCACCTCAGAGCGCTTGAGGCGTTTCAGAAAGCGCCGCCGACGATGGGCGGGCGCTGCCCGGCAGCCAAAACACCGCGATGCCAATGACCAAGGCCATCGCGGCAAGAATGAGAAACAGCCAAATAAATCCACCGCCGGAACCATGCAGGAAAGCAACGAGAGGCACCGCCAGGGCTGACGCGCTGAGGCCAAACAGAAACTTCACGCCATAGATACGCGAGCGCCACGCGTCATCGGTGTGGCGAGCCACCAATGTGTCTGCAATCGGTACCTCGCCGATGATCATGAGCATCGCCACGAAGGTCACAATCAGCATGCCGGCTTCGGAGGTCATGCCGATCACGGCGAGCAGCGGTACCTGGACAAACAGCATGCCGATCCACACATATTTGATGCGCATTCTGTCGATCAGATGGCCCACGATGATTTTCCCGAATGCCGAAATGCCGATCACCAGGGAGACCAGGAGGCCAACACCGAGGATTGAATCGGCAAGCGATCCGAGCCCCTCTTCAAACAATTTGGGCATTGCGATGACGGCGCCCTGGAACACCAGCCCGCCCATTATGGTGGAGACCGCGACAACGCGAGTTATTGCCAAAAGTGGTGTTTTGGCCCCTGAATCAAGCGGCGACCAGATCAATCTCTGTTACCTCAACACCGTCTTTGAACTTTACCCCTGTTATTACCTTGGTCAAGTAGTCGAAGCCGCGTAATCGTCTCCATCTCTTTTCCGCACACTGACCGAGTTTGAACATCATGTGCAGCATGCCGTCACGCGAGAGGCACCCTTTTGATCGCCTGGTGCGATGACAGATGGTCCCAAAAGTCGATTCAATGGGATTGCTGGTCCGAATGCTCTGCCAGTGCTGCGCCGGGAAGTCGTAGAAAGCCATCATCTCGTCACGGTCTTTTTGCAGACAGATGGTAGCCTTCGGGTATTTTGGTTCATACATTTTGACGAACAGATCAAAGGCTTTTCCGGCTTCTGCCTTTGTCTCGGCCTGCGGTAGTGTCCGTTCTTCCGTGTAAACGACCGGTTCATACCTTTCCGTCTTCAATATATTGAAGACGGAAATCGATCTTGGAACAAGATAGCGAACTGGTTTAACGCCTGTTTCCATGTCCTGGCGGGCAGGGTCCACTTTTTGGCGATGTTGCGCAAGGCCAGATAGAGCAGCTTCGCAGCGGCGTCGTCGCTGGGAAAGTGGCCCCGGTTCTTGATGATCTTGCGCAGGCTCATATTCAGGCTCTCGATGGCGTTGGTCGTGTAGATGATCTTGCGGACCGCTTCGGGGTAAGCGAAGAACGGGATGATCTGTTCCCAGTTGCGCCGCCACGATTGGCCGATGGGCGGGAATTTATCGCCCCATTTTTCTTCAAACTCATCTAGGCGCAAGGCCGCCGCCTCGGCGTTTTCCGCACGGTAAATCCGCTTCAGATCGGCGGCCATCAGCTTGCGCTCCTTCCACCCCACATAGGCCAGGGAATGGCGGATCATGTGAACGATGCAGGTCTGCACGGTGGTTTCGGGGAACACCGCGTTGATCGCCTCGGGAAACCCTTTCAGCCCATCGACCACGGCGATGAAGACATCATGGACGCCCCGGTTCCGGAGCTCGTTCATCACCCGCAGCCAGAACTTCGCGCCCTCGGTTTGCTCGATCCACAGACCCAGGACCTCCTTGTGGCCCTCGATCGTGAAGCCCAGCGCCAGATACACCGCCTTGTTGCGCGCCACGCCCTCGTCGCGGATTTTAACCCGCAACGCGTCGAAGATGATCACCGGGTAGACTTCGTCCAAGGGCCGGCCTTGCCAGTCGCGGACCTCCTCCATCACCTCGTCGGTAACCCGCGAGATCAAATCCGGCGACACCTCAACCCCGTAAAGCTCCTCCAGGTGACCCCGGATCTCGCGCACCGACATGCCGCGCGCGTACATCGAAATGATCTTGTCATCGAAACCCTCGAAGCGCCGCTGGCCCTTCTTCACGATCCGAGGCTCGAAACTGGCGTCGCGGTCGCGCGGGACCGAAATCGCCATCTCCCCGTCCTCGCCCGTGATCCGCTTCGACCCGTGGCCGTTGCGCGAATCGGCGTTTTGCTTGCCCTTCGGATCGACCTTCTCGTAGCCAAGATGGTCGCTCAACTCTGCGTTCAACGCCCGCTCCAAAAGCGCCTTCTTCAATTCCTTGAAAAGCCCGGCGCCGCCCAAAAGGTCTTCCGGGGTCGTATAATCGGATGAAAGTTCGTCGATAATCTCTTGCTTGATAGCCATGTTTTGAATCGCCCTCTTCGGAGTTTACATCATGGCCGCTTACACAGTTAACCGGACAGGCTCTGCGCACAGTGCTTTGGGCTACCGCCCACCGGCTCCGGAAACCATCGTTCCGATGTACCAAAAGCCGGACATCCACTAACATTCAAACTGGAC
This sequence is a window from Pseudomonadota bacterium. Protein-coding genes within it:
- a CDS encoding c-type cytochrome, with the protein product MISLFVRQNFANVDGGEMNNETVLRLFPVSAWIAAIFAVWCLWPGQHIALADSGVLTDSASMRTSFSHPLIGLNAEQQAQFSHGAAIFRQSWFATIEGGDGGADDSDDAGDPSFVGLGPTFEAKACAACHVRAGRGRPPLRQGEALSSLLIRLSNPGVGEHGEPRPHPAYGDQLQGRAIPGVPPEGRLFVEYNPEPGQYGEGTPYQLRRPVYVFYRMTFLQLGDPAMHSPRIASALPGVGLLEAISESDILARADAEDADGDGISGRPNHVWDPLNKSHSLGRFGWKANQAGLVQQAAGAAFGDMGLTSTLHPGPTCPPPQRACLAASAATDIPELSDERLAALTAYLRYLAPPARHGQENPAVRRGEKLFASAGCAACHTPTARTAKNAVPALSERDITPYSDLLLHDMGQGLADGRPDFEADGREWRTPPLWGLSSLEAVNGHKFLLHDGRARGIAEAILWHGGEALAAREGFRTMAVEKRRDLIDFLRSL
- a CDS encoding MFS transporter, giving the protein MAITRVVAVSTIMGGLVFQGAVIAMPKLFEEGLGSLADSILGVGLLVSLVIGISAFGKIIVGHLIDRMRIKYVWIGMLFVQVPLLAVIGMTSEAGMLIVTFVAMLMIIGEVPIADTLVARHTDDAWRSRIYGVKFLFGLSASALAVPLVAFLHGSGGGFIWLFLILAAMALVIGIAVFWLPGSARPSSAALSETPQAL
- a CDS encoding transposase: METGVKPVRYLVPRSISVFNILKTERYEPVVYTEERTLPQAETKAEAGKAFDLFVKMYEPKYPKATICLQKDRDEMMAFYDFPAQHWQSIRTSNPIESTFGTICHRTRRSKGCLSRDGMLHMMFKLGQCAEKRWRRLRGFDYLTKVITGVKFKDGVEVTEIDLVAA
- a CDS encoding IS256 family transposase; translation: MAIKQEIIDELSSDYTTPEDLLGGAGLFKELKKALLERALNAELSDHLGYEKVDPKGKQNADSRNGHGSKRITGEDGEMAISVPRDRDASFEPRIVKKGQRRFEGFDDKIISMYARGMSVREIRGHLEELYGVEVSPDLISRVTDEVMEEVRDWQGRPLDEVYPVIIFDALRVKIRDEGVARNKAVYLALGFTIEGHKEVLGLWIEQTEGAKFWLRVMNELRNRGVHDVFIAVVDGLKGFPEAINAVFPETTVQTCIVHMIRHSLAYVGWKERKLMAADLKRIYRAENAEAAALRLDEFEEKWGDKFPPIGQSWRRNWEQIIPFFAYPEAVRKIIYTTNAIESLNMSLRKIIKNRGHFPSDDAAAKLLYLALRNIAKKWTLPARTWKQALNQFAILFQDRFPSSIY